From Alphaproteobacteria bacterium LSUCC0719, a single genomic window includes:
- a CDS encoding serine hydrolase domain-containing protein gives MKLFPVFCFLVLVSASQIFASPSDWAPLDSGGLGRADGTNSSEFCSDKGYPLAEDPDPLAAMMKSFEPCFVVGSRSSMSLAMGLPAAKIANSVNILSFQRAGEEFIPPDILKKIDKYLDDHEATSLLIVLGGQILLERYQYDRKPDMPIQTFGVDNLLMPILAGIALQEGLIASLDDPVTAYYEPLQNTEWDNVSINHILRSSSGIKFDPKIDRPVVMREMVSGSLAIDEILARFVDRAAAPGETLSTTMLDTYVLSRVLENAFSMPVEQLLSEKLWSQIGAEHDASIIKNSAGETFRKNFFSATARDYTRLGQILINKGKSASGEQIIPEDWSQLVLQGNKDLLKCPFGPGCTKLPFGYTFHNYVAKSGTSLSLGYPGNMIIMSADADMVVFQSSVAKDAKGNGALFKVLQELMKQSDTIKSNLPTKATDELENRAATGTAISQTVTVQSPEQTSNISSEAAVSSGSDSAMSAASSQTQLSVLDEIENRCVSYGFKRGNEAFGGCVLKLLDLTGD, from the coding sequence TTGAAGCTTTTCCCAGTATTCTGTTTTCTTGTTTTGGTCTCTGCCAGTCAAATTTTTGCGAGCCCAAGTGATTGGGCACCATTGGATAGTGGTGGCCTTGGAAGGGCTGATGGAACCAACAGTTCGGAGTTTTGCAGCGATAAAGGTTATCCTCTTGCTGAAGATCCCGATCCGTTGGCAGCGATGATGAAATCTTTTGAACCTTGTTTTGTCGTTGGGTCTAGGTCAAGCATGTCGCTTGCAATGGGTTTGCCAGCAGCAAAGATTGCAAATTCAGTAAACATTCTCTCGTTCCAGAGAGCAGGTGAAGAGTTCATTCCACCGGATATTCTTAAGAAAATTGACAAATATCTAGACGATCATGAAGCAACTTCTTTGCTCATAGTTCTTGGTGGTCAAATTTTGCTTGAACGATACCAGTATGATCGCAAGCCAGACATGCCCATTCAAACCTTCGGCGTAGACAACTTATTGATGCCGATACTTGCTGGAATCGCTCTACAGGAAGGCTTGATTGCGTCTTTGGATGATCCTGTAACTGCTTATTACGAGCCTCTTCAGAATACGGAATGGGATAATGTATCAATCAATCACATTTTAAGAAGTTCCAGCGGTATCAAATTTGATCCGAAGATTGATCGTCCAGTTGTGATGCGGGAAATGGTGTCGGGATCTCTGGCGATAGACGAGATATTGGCGCGATTTGTGGATCGTGCTGCGGCTCCTGGAGAGACTCTCTCAACAACGATGTTAGATACCTATGTCCTAAGCAGAGTGTTAGAGAATGCCTTTTCGATGCCAGTTGAACAGCTGCTAAGTGAAAAGTTATGGTCACAAATCGGCGCTGAGCACGACGCATCTATCATTAAGAACTCTGCTGGAGAGACGTTTCGTAAAAACTTCTTTTCAGCTACGGCCCGGGACTACACTCGACTTGGTCAAATTCTGATCAATAAGGGTAAGTCTGCCAGTGGCGAGCAAATTATACCTGAAGACTGGTCCCAACTGGTGTTGCAAGGTAACAAAGATTTGCTCAAGTGTCCTTTTGGACCAGGGTGCACAAAGCTACCCTTTGGCTATACATTTCACAATTATGTAGCAAAATCAGGTACATCACTTTCTTTAGGATACCCTGGCAATATGATCATAATGAGCGCCGACGCCGATATGGTTGTGTTCCAAAGTAGTGTGGCAAAGGATGCAAAGGGTAATGGTGCTTTGTTTAAGGTTCTGCAAGAACTCATGAAACAAAGCGACACGATCAAGAGCAATCTGCCAACAAAGGCAACCGATGAACTTGAAAATCGTGCGGCAACGGGTACCGCAATAAGCCAGACGGTTACAGTCCAATCGCCAGAACAAACGAGTAACATCTCTTCAGAAGCTGCTGTCAGTTCTGGATCAGACAGCGCAATGTCTGCAGCATCAAGCCAAACGCAATTGTCTGTCTTGGATGAAATTGAAAACCGGTGTGTTAGCTATGGTTTCAAACGTGGTAATGAGGCGTTTGGTGGATGCGTCCTGAAGCTGCTAGACTTAACCGGTGATTAG